The following are from one region of the Marinilabiliales bacterium genome:
- a CDS encoding PIG-L family deacetylase, with amino-acid sequence MTGTNAQEHKLNILVIGAHPDDPDIKVGGTAYKWAQQGHNVVLVSVTNGNAGHHEMTADQLERARRDEARRAGEVIGAKYVVLDIDDGALMPTFENRLKIIRLIREHRADIVITHRPYDYHPDHRYTGQLVLDAAYMVTVPTIVPHIPHLDRNPMFLYMSDRFTQPIEFRPDVCVDIDDAMEKKIDMLHQHTSQFYEWLPFNQGILDQVPEGDRERREWMAERRRRGFTAEPYREKLIELYGRQRGTRINYAECFQDSEYGTRLTKENMNHYFPFFD; translated from the coding sequence ATGACCGGAACAAATGCACAGGAGCATAAGCTCAATATACTCGTGATCGGCGCCCACCCCGATGATCCTGACATTAAAGTCGGCGGTACCGCATATAAATGGGCACAGCAGGGGCACAACGTGGTGCTCGTATCGGTTACCAACGGCAACGCGGGACACCATGAAATGACCGCCGACCAGCTTGAGCGGGCGCGTCGCGACGAGGCACGCAGGGCGGGCGAAGTGATAGGCGCCAAATATGTTGTTCTTGACATAGATGACGGGGCACTCATGCCTACCTTCGAGAACCGCCTGAAGATCATAAGGCTCATACGCGAGCACCGGGCCGATATAGTCATTACCCACAGGCCCTACGACTACCACCCCGACCACAGGTACACCGGGCAACTGGTTCTGGATGCTGCATACATGGTGACGGTGCCGACCATTGTCCCGCACATTCCGCACCTCGACAGGAACCCCATGTTCCTTTACATGAGCGACCGCTTTACCCAGCCCATCGAATTCAGGCCCGATGTATGCGTAGACATTGATGATGCCATGGAGAAAAAAATAGATATGCTGCACCAGCACACTTCACAGTTTTACGAATGGCTGCCTTTCAACCAGGGAATACTCGACCAGGTGCCTGAAGGTGACAGGGAGCGCAGGGAGTGGATGGCAGAAAGAAGGAGGAGGGGATTTACCGCCGAACCCTACAGGGAAAAGCTCATCGAGCTATACGGACGCCAGAGAGGAACAAGGATAAACTATGCCGAGTGCTTCCAGGATTCGGAATACGGCACCAGGCTTACGAAGGAGAATATGAACCATTACTTCCCCTTTTTTGATTAA
- a CDS encoding cytochrome C assembly protein has product MIKPLSGKSKIGAILDASGVVRTPAGRVTGITGNILVIAGIAVFGYYLTLLWLSLGRAPMRTLGETRLWYSFFLGLIGYVTYLRWNYKWFLVYSVLMSVLFLVINLAHPENFSKTLMPALQSPWFVPHVIVYIFAYALLGAASLVAVYGLWLEYFRTFRKNLLQLADNLVYVGFAFLTLGLLFGAVWAKEAWGHYWTWDPKETWAFITWMMYLIYMHFRYFHPRKVRTPLWVLALAFVVLLIAWFGVNYLPSAQSSVHVYS; this is encoded by the coding sequence ATGATAAAACCCCTTTCGGGGAAGTCAAAGATAGGGGCGATACTTGATGCCTCTGGTGTGGTCAGGACGCCGGCTGGCCGCGTTACGGGAATTACCGGCAATATACTTGTGATAGCGGGCATTGCCGTTTTCGGGTATTATCTCACCCTCCTGTGGCTTAGTCTCGGCAGGGCTCCCATGAGGACCCTGGGGGAGACAAGGCTATGGTACTCCTTTTTTCTCGGACTGATAGGGTATGTAACCTACCTCAGGTGGAACTACAAATGGTTCCTTGTCTACAGCGTGCTGATGTCGGTGCTTTTCCTGGTGATCAACCTGGCTCATCCCGAAAACTTCAGCAAAACTCTGATGCCTGCGCTTCAGAGTCCCTGGTTCGTGCCCCATGTGATAGTCTACATCTTTGCCTATGCACTGCTCGGAGCAGCAAGCCTGGTGGCGGTTTACGGACTATGGCTTGAATATTTCAGGACATTCAGAAAGAACCTGCTGCAACTGGCCGATAACCTGGTATATGTCGGATTTGCATTCCTGACTCTCGGACTTCTCTTCGGGGCGGTATGGGCAAAGGAGGCCTGGGGACATTACTGGACATGGGATCCCAAGGAGACCTGGGCATTTATCACCTGGATGATGTACCTTATATACATGCACTTCCGGTATTTCCACCCCAGGAAGGTCCGTACCCCCCTGTGGGTGCTGGCACTGGCTTTCGTTGTACTGCTCATTGCATGGTTCGGGGTCAATTACCTTCCATCGGCACAGAGCAGCGTACACGTATACTCGTAA
- a CDS encoding AsmA family protein: MKKFFKILLIVVVAFFALLIIIPLAFKGKMLQLAQDEMNRHLNAKVEFADLRLSLIRNFPNLSVSLIDLSVVGVGDFENDTLVAFRTFRAVVDIKSVISGDAVEVRSIILDRPTAKAKILADGRANWDIMIPAEPADPVDPDISDEPVDHLPPVDPDLPAEPAEPSALKISLRSFEVRDGRIEYDDVPFEVRTTLSGLNLQMKGDLTEDLTSLDISATSEIFNVWFEGIRYVNNAHLSVVTLLDADFGDWRFEFREGEIILNELTMGVDGFFAMPERGFDMDIEFFSTRADFRTVLSLVPAIFMSDFEDLHATGNVSVEGFVRGSMVDDIWPSVGLELLVEDAGFSYPDLPKSVDNVHVNLSLLYDGVDEDNTTVDLRRFHMEMGGNPFDMHMSIRTPMSDMFVDAALHGTIDFTSLADIIPLEGMEIRGLLESDLSLSGNMSDIEEERYEDFNASGSIRLTAFRYTDEAFPMEVNIPGAELNFSPRFVELSHFAMELGASDINMSGRLENFIPYVFNDGTIRGSLALTSTMLDLNEMMGEPAETETDTFAMTIVEVPGNIDFVLTSKIDNILFDNMEITNLAGSIIVRDGRVVMEGVNMEMLEGTISLNGEYNTLDMSAPFIDFAMDIRDFDIPGTFHTFNTVQKLTPIAKDLRGRFSTSMHMHSLLDEHMMPVMDSINAEGRLRTASVEIVSSATFDRLGQALSLREDRDNVLRDVDINFTINNGRVYLEPFETRMGPVGMVIGGDQGIDQTMNYVMQMTIPRSLFGSGADQVINNLAAGAAARGLNIQPGENVNVNALITGTFSDPQISLDMRETARATMDDVREQVRARVTEEVDSRVEQVEDRVREEASARAEQILEEAEKRADQVRSAAAEAAEAIRREAEANATRLEQEAAGRGRIAEAAAKRTADGIRSEGNNKAEALIREADERAEKILEDARREAARVEE, from the coding sequence ATGAAAAAGTTTTTTAAGATCCTGCTGATCGTAGTGGTTGCGTTTTTCGCACTCCTGATCATTATCCCCCTGGCATTCAAGGGCAAGATGCTTCAGCTTGCACAGGATGAGATGAACAGGCACCTGAACGCAAAGGTTGAGTTTGCCGACCTGCGGCTGTCCCTTATAAGGAACTTTCCCAACCTGAGCGTCTCCCTAATCGATCTCTCGGTGGTGGGGGTCGGCGACTTTGAAAATGATACGCTTGTGGCATTCCGGACATTCCGTGCCGTGGTCGACATAAAAAGCGTAATTTCCGGCGATGCCGTTGAGGTGCGCTCCATCATCCTTGACAGGCCCACCGCAAAAGCAAAAATTCTGGCCGACGGACGTGCCAACTGGGATATAATGATCCCGGCAGAGCCGGCTGATCCCGTTGATCCGGATATCAGTGATGAGCCCGTTGATCATTTGCCGCCTGTCGATCCTGATTTGCCGGCAGAGCCGGCTGAACCTTCCGCCCTGAAGATATCGCTCAGGAGCTTTGAGGTAAGGGACGGCCGCATTGAGTATGATGATGTACCTTTTGAGGTACGTACCACCCTGAGCGGGTTAAACCTCCAGATGAAGGGGGACCTTACAGAGGACCTTACCTCGCTGGATATTTCAGCGACAAGCGAAATCTTCAATGTCTGGTTTGAGGGAATACGGTACGTGAATAATGCGCATCTTTCCGTTGTCACTTTGCTGGATGCTGACTTCGGGGACTGGCGGTTTGAGTTCAGGGAGGGCGAGATCATACTGAACGAGCTGACAATGGGGGTTGACGGCTTTTTCGCGATGCCGGAGCGAGGGTTTGATATGGATATTGAGTTTTTCAGCACGCGGGCCGATTTCAGGACGGTGCTCTCACTTGTGCCTGCAATATTCATGTCTGATTTTGAAGATTTGCACGCGACGGGCAATGTATCCGTTGAGGGATTTGTCAGGGGAAGTATGGTGGATGATATCTGGCCGTCGGTCGGACTTGAACTGCTGGTGGAAGATGCGGGGTTCAGCTACCCGGACCTGCCGAAATCGGTCGACAACGTTCACGTAAACCTCAGCCTGCTTTACGACGGTGTTGATGAGGATAATACCACGGTTGACCTCAGGAGGTTCCATATGGAGATGGGCGGCAACCCGTTCGATATGCACATGAGCATCCGCACACCCATGAGCGATATGTTCGTCGACGCAGCTCTCCATGGCACCATCGACTTTACGAGCCTTGCCGACATCATCCCGCTTGAGGGGATGGAGATTCGGGGACTCTTGGAGTCGGACCTTTCCCTTTCGGGGAATATGTCGGATATCGAAGAGGAGAGGTATGAGGATTTCAATGCATCAGGCAGCATACGTCTTACTGCGTTCCGGTATACCGACGAGGCATTCCCTATGGAGGTGAACATACCCGGTGCGGAACTCAACTTCTCTCCCCGTTTTGTTGAACTCAGCCATTTTGCCATGGAGCTTGGGGCGAGCGATATTAATATGAGTGGCCGGCTGGAGAACTTCATACCCTATGTGTTCAATGACGGTACGATCAGAGGGAGTCTGGCTCTTACGTCAACCATGCTTGATCTGAATGAGATGATGGGAGAGCCGGCTGAAACGGAAACCGACACCTTTGCCATGACCATCGTCGAGGTGCCCGGCAATATTGACTTCGTGCTGACATCAAAAATCGACAATATACTTTTTGACAATATGGAGATAACAAACCTTGCCGGCAGCATCATAGTGCGCGACGGCAGGGTTGTCATGGAAGGTGTGAACATGGAAATGCTGGAAGGTACAATTTCCCTTAACGGCGAATACAATACCCTGGACATGTCGGCGCCGTTCATCGATTTTGCCATGGACATAAGAGACTTTGACATTCCCGGTACCTTCCATACCTTCAATACGGTTCAGAAGCTGACCCCAATAGCAAAGGACCTGAGGGGCAGGTTCTCCACATCGATGCATATGCATTCTCTTCTCGATGAGCATATGATGCCGGTCATGGATTCCATCAATGCCGAAGGCAGGCTGCGAACGGCAAGTGTGGAAATTGTCAGCTCAGCCACTTTCGACAGACTGGGACAGGCGCTAAGCCTCCGCGAGGACAGGGACAATGTGCTAAGGGATGTCGATATAAACTTTACCATAAACAACGGCAGGGTCTACCTGGAGCCGTTCGAAACGCGTATGGGACCCGTTGGAATGGTTATAGGAGGTGACCAGGGTATTGACCAGACCATGAATTACGTTATGCAGATGACCATACCAAGGTCACTCTTCGGATCGGGCGCCGACCAGGTGATCAATAACCTGGCGGCAGGTGCTGCTGCACGGGGACTCAATATCCAACCCGGTGAGAATGTCAATGTCAACGCCCTCATTACCGGCACATTCTCCGATCCGCAGATCTCGCTCGACATGAGGGAGACAGCCAGGGCTACGATGGATGATGTAAGAGAACAGGTGCGTGCCCGGGTTACAGAAGAGGTTGACAGCAGGGTTGAGCAGGTTGAGGACAGGGTGAGGGAGGAGGCTTCCGCCCGTGCTGAGCAGATCCTGGAAGAGGCCGAAAAGAGGGCGGATCAGGTCAGAAGTGCTGCCGCAGAGGCTGCTGAAGCGATCAGGCGGGAGGCAGAGGCTAATGCAACGCGCCTGGAGCAGGAGGCAGCCGGAAGGGGTCGCATTGCCGAAGCCGCTGCAAAACGTACGGCCGACGGGATAAGGAGTGAAGGCAACAATAAAGCGGAAGCCCTTATCCGCGAAGCAGATGAACGTGCGGAAAAGATACTTGAAGATGCCCGCAGGGAGGCGGCGAGAGTGGAGGAGTAA
- a CDS encoding gfo/Idh/MocA family oxidoreductase, producing the protein MSKHPRSRSRREFIGNVAALGALGATGAIGAGTAGALGAGSILTSCSPRGEKYVPPVFPERAPDGPPLKAGLIGCGGRGTGAAFNFIDAGPNLQITAVTDLFQDRIDRCREALKEQRGVEIPDENCFTGLDGYKKVIDSGVDIILEASVSKFRPKHFEAAVQARKHCFIEKPAGVDPVGMRSVMASGRMAEAAGLSVVAGTQRRHQLDYIHTYAQIRNGAIGDLVSANCYWLRNAQAVTPRQSGWCDFEAMIRDRANWIWQTGDSLANLLVHNLDVVIWFFGKHPVNATGFGGRHRRRSGDMYDFFSVDFTFDDNRSVHGMTREIDGCHNNVGELILGTKGYTNCQNRIWDYNGNLIWEYPYPVGDDGQPTYSVAISPYDQEIINLVTAIRTNNPINEAGNLAVSSMISVMGRESAYTGRQMTWEDMMNSSLEIGPDSYEFGIYEGLNPVVPVPGTSAG; encoded by the coding sequence ATGAGTAAACATCCCAGATCCAGAAGCAGACGCGAATTTATCGGCAATGTTGCAGCGCTCGGCGCGCTCGGGGCAACAGGTGCAATTGGGGCAGGAACAGCAGGCGCACTTGGCGCAGGCAGCATACTGACATCCTGCTCACCGCGCGGCGAAAAATATGTGCCGCCGGTATTCCCCGAAAGGGCGCCTGACGGACCCCCGCTCAAGGCGGGACTTATAGGATGCGGCGGCAGGGGCACCGGGGCAGCGTTCAATTTTATTGATGCGGGACCCAACCTGCAGATCACTGCCGTGACCGATCTGTTCCAGGACCGCATAGACAGGTGCCGCGAAGCACTGAAAGAGCAGCGCGGTGTGGAAATACCAGATGAGAACTGCTTCACGGGTCTTGACGGATACAAAAAGGTTATTGATTCTGGCGTTGACATAATACTGGAAGCATCAGTATCGAAATTCCGCCCGAAGCATTTTGAAGCCGCCGTACAGGCAAGAAAGCATTGCTTCATTGAAAAACCTGCGGGTGTCGATCCGGTAGGTATGAGATCTGTAATGGCCTCAGGAAGGATGGCAGAGGCTGCGGGACTGTCGGTCGTGGCTGGCACCCAGAGGCGACATCAGCTCGATTACATCCATACATATGCACAGATCAGGAACGGGGCGATCGGCGACCTGGTGTCGGCCAATTGTTACTGGCTGCGCAATGCACAGGCTGTCACACCCAGGCAGTCCGGCTGGTGCGACTTTGAAGCAATGATAAGGGACAGGGCGAACTGGATATGGCAGACCGGGGACTCTCTTGCCAACCTGCTGGTTCACAACCTTGACGTTGTTATCTGGTTCTTCGGTAAGCACCCTGTTAATGCCACCGGCTTCGGCGGGAGACACCGCCGCCGTTCGGGTGATATGTACGATTTCTTCAGCGTGGATTTTACTTTTGATGACAACAGGTCGGTACACGGCATGACAAGGGAAATTGACGGTTGCCATAACAATGTAGGTGAACTGATACTCGGAACAAAAGGCTACACCAATTGCCAGAACAGGATATGGGACTATAACGGCAACCTGATATGGGAGTACCCTTACCCGGTTGGCGATGACGGACAGCCGACATACAGTGTGGCAATCTCACCATACGACCAGGAGATCATTAACCTGGTGACCGCCATACGGACAAACAACCCCATAAATGAGGCCGGAAACCTTGCGGTATCATCGATGATCAGCGTAATGGGAAGGGAATCGGCCTATACCGGCAGGCAGATGACCTGGGAAGATATGATGAACTCCAGTCTGGAGATAGGCCCCGATTCATATGAATTCGGTATCTACGAAGGGCTCAACCCGGTTGTGCCGGTGCCCGGCACATCAGCCGGCTGA
- a CDS encoding 50S ribosomal protein L19: protein MDLMQVVEKEFEKNNGYPKFNSGDTVTVHYRIVEGNKERIQQFRGVVLQRKGRGLTEMFTVRKMSGNVGVERVFPLQSPFIEKIEVNKLGRVRRARIFYLRKLTGKKARIKEKRFQLQSTI from the coding sequence ATGGACTTAATGCAGGTGGTAGAGAAAGAATTCGAAAAGAATAACGGCTACCCGAAATTCAATAGCGGTGACACGGTTACCGTGCACTACAGGATCGTAGAAGGGAACAAGGAACGTATACAGCAGTTCAGGGGCGTTGTGCTGCAGCGCAAGGGCCGGGGACTGACAGAGATGTTCACCGTAAGGAAGATGTCAGGCAACGTTGGCGTTGAACGCGTTTTTCCGCTCCAGTCACCTTTCATCGAGAAGATAGAGGTCAACAAGCTGGGCCGCGTTCGCCGTGCCCGCATATTCTACCTCAGGAAGCTCACTGGTAAGAAAGCAAGAATTAAGGAGAAAAGATTCCAGCTTCAGAGCACAATCTGA
- a CDS encoding nucleotidyltransferase domain-containing protein, whose amino-acid sequence MRLDREQRDAIVNTIRQLDPDAGIHLFGSRTDDSAKGGDIDIIVLSSVLSYREKLLIRARLKEKIGNRKIDLIITETPRTAFEKYAYKTSVPLSD is encoded by the coding sequence ATGCGACTTGACAGGGAACAGAGAGATGCTATAGTTAATACAATCAGGCAACTGGATCCTGATGCCGGTATTCACCTTTTTGGTTCACGTACTGATGACAGTGCGAAGGGCGGAGATATTGATATTATCGTGCTGAGTTCCGTCCTAAGTTACAGAGAAAAGCTGCTTATAAGGGCCAGGCTTAAAGAAAAGATCGGGAACCGGAAAATTGACCTGATAATTACGGAAACTCCCCGGACAGCATTTGAAAAATATGCTTACAAAACCAGCGTACCACTGAGTGATTAA
- a CDS encoding right-handed parallel beta-helix repeat-containing protein: MKPASTITSQLMALLTILIVFGSCSQPPETAPEVVYGPIAQTYELPDVTGTIYFVAPDGDAASEGFAISAPTTIEEAFARVVSGDAIVMRGGIYRTGNLTFNQGITIQAYRDEEPVLNGTLVADSWREAGENLWVTDWDHLFPAGPEDWWNRERNEEFTPLHRFNNDAVFVDGQYLQSAGSTEEVDEETYFVDYDENRIYIGTDPADRFIEITAFRKALYRTLKPVHGKEPDDRGPVIRGVTFTQYPDTMVHIGGAGLAIDQHGRDAVGTVFENCTFSNCFRIAVFALSDSLVMRNCKVLNTNTEGVYIVASSDILLERNIIENNNIEKWTGFYPSAVKIFNQSHRAVVRENLVINHPHSNGVWWDVGNDDGVFVNNHVEGVDHNGFFFEISDGCIVAGNVFVDCSQSIFVLNASNVQVYNNTLINSRVNFSRNNRGDELGLFGWHVTTGPGVEERDGHVFVNNLLYMSGDNNSPMIQTGQPDFMCERLNEPHFKTLNNNVFVRGSGEEGSGAPIIRWSPYQGENCQINIYSPMELNDLHPHLSSGCQYLENYDGPLFRDMKNNDFRLADGFPGIGAATEIPAHIADLLELEVGEGPFLGACSP, translated from the coding sequence ATGAAACCTGCTTCAACTATTACCAGCCAGCTCATGGCTTTGTTAACCATCTTGATAGTATTCGGTTCGTGCAGCCAGCCGCCTGAAACGGCGCCTGAAGTTGTTTACGGACCGATCGCACAGACCTACGAACTGCCCGATGTGACGGGTACCATCTACTTTGTTGCGCCCGATGGCGATGCAGCTTCTGAAGGATTTGCCATTTCCGCTCCCACTACCATTGAAGAGGCCTTCGCCCGGGTGGTTTCGGGTGATGCCATAGTCATGCGGGGCGGGATTTACCGCACAGGCAACCTTACATTCAACCAGGGCATTACCATCCAGGCCTACCGCGATGAAGAGCCTGTCCTGAATGGCACCCTGGTAGCGGACTCATGGAGGGAGGCCGGCGAAAACCTTTGGGTAACGGACTGGGATCACCTGTTTCCGGCTGGTCCGGAGGACTGGTGGAACCGTGAGCGGAATGAAGAGTTTACCCCGCTGCACCGATTCAACAACGATGCGGTATTTGTCGACGGCCAATACCTGCAGTCCGCCGGCAGCACTGAAGAGGTCGATGAGGAAACTTACTTTGTCGATTACGATGAAAACAGGATATATATCGGAACAGACCCGGCAGACCGCTTCATTGAGATCACTGCCTTCAGAAAGGCCCTTTACCGCACCTTGAAGCCGGTGCATGGCAAGGAACCGGATGACAGGGGGCCGGTTATTCGCGGAGTTACTTTTACCCAGTACCCTGATACCATGGTTCATATAGGAGGAGCCGGACTGGCAATTGATCAGCACGGAAGAGATGCCGTGGGGACGGTCTTTGAGAACTGCACCTTTTCAAATTGTTTCAGGATAGCGGTTTTTGCCCTGAGCGACAGCCTGGTGATGCGCAATTGCAAGGTTTTAAATACCAATACCGAAGGGGTATATATTGTTGCTTCATCGGATATCCTTCTCGAAAGGAATATCATTGAAAACAACAACATCGAGAAGTGGACCGGTTTCTACCCTTCGGCGGTGAAGATCTTCAACCAGAGCCACAGGGCAGTGGTGCGTGAAAACCTGGTTATCAATCATCCCCACTCCAACGGGGTTTGGTGGGACGTGGGAAATGATGACGGCGTTTTTGTCAACAACCATGTTGAAGGGGTGGACCATAACGGATTCTTCTTCGAAATATCCGACGGATGTATCGTGGCAGGCAACGTGTTCGTGGACTGCAGCCAGAGCATATTTGTGCTTAATGCAAGCAATGTGCAGGTCTATAACAACACCCTGATCAACAGCAGGGTTAATTTCAGCCGTAATAACCGCGGCGACGAGCTTGGGCTGTTCGGGTGGCATGTCACCACCGGTCCGGGAGTAGAAGAACGCGACGGCCATGTTTTTGTCAATAACCTGCTTTATATGAGCGGCGACAACAACTCGCCGATGATCCAGACGGGTCAACCGGACTTCATGTGTGAGCGGCTTAACGAACCCCATTTCAAAACACTCAACAACAATGTATTTGTAAGGGGAAGTGGTGAAGAAGGCTCCGGTGCGCCTATAATCAGGTGGAGTCCCTACCAGGGTGAAAACTGCCAGATCAATATTTACTCGCCCATGGAGCTCAACGATCTGCATCCGCATTTATCATCCGGATGCCAGTACCTGGAAAATTATGACGGCCCGCTGTTCAGGGATATGAAAAACAATGATTTTCGCCTGGCGGACGGATTTCCGGGTATCGGTGCAGCCACGGAAATCCCTGCTCATATAGCTGATCTACTGGAACTGGAAGTGGGCGAAGGACCCTTTTTAGGAGCCTGTTCCCCTTAA